From Paracoccus suum, the proteins below share one genomic window:
- a CDS encoding alpha-2-macroglobulin family protein, with amino-acid sequence MGEGPLPARRVVLDDGFDRPGGDLQQLFNTTREACVAVCLADAQCSALTYNVGSRACFPKGDAAGPLTPFPGAQSGTVIDTDPTVIAAATARAAAAKDWLSAADLKAAREQANDIGATWPGTGEGAPALRQLAQEASGTGGEAVIRWIGAATAISDEPGDWLSLSQWLTTGDDGESRSDAAMSAAINSWLRDPGAGSLALRRWAELAEKQNRGRDGLKALRLAATTDTSPELAQMLAGFEERNGFRMEDTQVDADAAAPRACLRMSDALAPGTDYRSFVVLPDQTLAVEAEDRQLCIAGITHGQRLQLTLRKGLPAADGEVLARDVPVNLYVRDRTPQARFTGRAYVLPAGGDQGVTVRTVNTDRVALTLYRMSDRNIVRALRQDIFGQPLDDWRAESFTDELGQQVWTGEADVAPGEGGGPAVVNTEVATRLDIARAAGPLAPGVYALTAAVPGQDADRSPPATQWFMISNLGLASYGGTDGLTVAVRGLDDAAAREGVTVQLVSRANAVLGSAQTDADGIARFAAGLSRGRDSAAPAMVTASIGTDGAITDMAFLSLTEPEFDLSDRGVEGAPPAPPIDVFATTDRGAYRAGETVHATILARDSSVAALSDLPMTAILTRPDGVEAQRQLVPFAGDGGYVFDWPIPASAPRGSWRIDLKVDTQSDAPPLATLRVLVEDFRPERIDLTPVLTAAPLPTDRPLDVALTARWLYGAPGAELPVEGELRLAPATEVTGWAGYAFGRYDAPDDSTTVQIDPGMTDAEGHWQSELPVPPALAEARRPMEATFALSVREGAGRPVERRETRLVMPQTPVLGIKPGFDGSVPEGSEAAFQLVSLGPELTPLAGTVGWVLNRVDTEYQWYALEGDWQWEPVTTRSRAASGQVQLAAGAPTQLAMPVQWGEYELVVTAADGAQTAVRFWAGWGAADTGTDTPDRMTVTLDKPAYRAGDTARLTMDAAADGVAVVSVLSNRVVAMQTVPVKAGPNNLDLPVTDDWGAGVYVAVSAIRPLDATAATSHAPVRTLGLAHAAVDPGARRLQAELTAPPEVRPRGETRLRLAVRGAAPGETVHATVAAVDEGILNLTGFKAPDPLDHYFGQRRLGVALRDLYGRLLLASGVADGAIRSGGDAASGRLDAPPPTEKLMAWFSGPVTLGPDGTAEVAVPLPDFNGSVKAMAVVWTRSAVGQADTTLLVRDPVVMTVTAPAFLAPGDTAEVQLALAHVSGPAGAVGLTAEVAGGPALGLANLAPEVPLADKGRGEAGLTLTAPQDEGVAQLRLSARLPNGEVLTKDLSIPVESQEAAITRSARITLAPGETAMLDPAALGAFRPGTGTATLSAGAWAQLDVGAAALRLATYPYGCTEQIASAAMPQLYMQGLLPGITLPGSNEAPRNIDQAIAAVLTRQTSSGAFGLWQAEPGDAWLDAYTTDFLSRARTTGHQVPDEAFRRALANLQNTLNAASEPQYADPSENAALAYAAYVLARERAAVVSDLRYYVDTAGDSFATPMAAAQLGAALAAYGDVGRADAMFRRAQAMLMRGGADKGDMRGDYGTALRDAAAALTMATEAGSEALDRTATATAVAGLIAGRQAEGADLSTQEALWVVLAGHALQAAGAPGLAIGDSPAGGALTPLGDAAGLAPLRLTNSGATPLPVTLSATATPTEPPAAGGTAWSITRNYFTPEGAPVDPAQVAQGTRLVAVLTVTPLAEGGGRLIIADPLPAGFEIDNPNLISSGEGGGLSWLDDLTEAEMAEFRQDRFAAAVNWSDSAPFNLAYRLRAVSLGDFRHPAATVEDMYRPERRGWTDSGQTRITR; translated from the coding sequence ATGGGCGAGGGTCCGCTACCGGCGCGGCGCGTCGTGCTGGACGACGGCTTTGACCGTCCCGGCGGCGATCTGCAGCAGCTCTTCAACACCACGCGCGAGGCTTGTGTCGCCGTCTGCCTCGCAGATGCGCAATGCTCGGCTCTGACCTACAACGTCGGCTCGCGCGCGTGTTTTCCCAAGGGCGATGCGGCCGGCCCATTGACGCCGTTTCCGGGCGCGCAGTCCGGGACGGTGATCGACACTGACCCGACCGTTATCGCCGCGGCGACCGCCCGGGCCGCGGCCGCCAAGGACTGGCTGAGCGCCGCCGATCTGAAGGCCGCCCGCGAGCAGGCCAATGACATCGGCGCCACCTGGCCGGGCACGGGCGAGGGCGCACCTGCGCTGCGGCAGTTGGCGCAAGAAGCCTCAGGCACGGGCGGCGAGGCGGTGATCCGCTGGATCGGCGCCGCCACAGCGATCAGCGACGAGCCGGGCGACTGGCTGTCGCTGTCGCAATGGCTGACCACCGGCGATGACGGCGAATCGCGTAGCGATGCCGCCATGTCGGCCGCGATCAACAGTTGGCTGCGCGACCCCGGCGCCGGCAGTCTCGCCCTGCGGCGCTGGGCAGAGCTTGCGGAGAAGCAGAACCGCGGCCGCGACGGCCTGAAAGCCCTGCGCCTTGCCGCGACGACCGACACCTCGCCCGAACTTGCGCAGATGCTAGCCGGCTTTGAGGAGCGCAACGGGTTCCGCATGGAGGACACGCAGGTCGACGCTGATGCCGCCGCCCCACGCGCCTGCCTGCGGATGAGCGACGCCCTTGCCCCGGGCACCGATTATCGCAGCTTTGTCGTCCTGCCCGACCAGACCCTCGCGGTCGAGGCCGAGGATCGCCAGCTGTGCATCGCCGGGATCACCCATGGCCAGCGGCTGCAACTGACCCTGCGCAAGGGCCTGCCCGCCGCTGACGGCGAGGTCCTGGCCCGCGACGTGCCCGTCAATCTTTATGTCCGGGATCGCACCCCGCAGGCGCGCTTTACCGGGCGGGCCTATGTCCTGCCGGCCGGCGGCGATCAGGGCGTCACGGTGCGCACGGTGAATACCGACCGCGTGGCGCTGACGCTCTATCGCATGTCCGACCGCAACATCGTGCGGGCGCTGCGCCAGGATATCTTTGGCCAGCCGCTGGATGACTGGCGCGCCGAGAGCTTTACCGATGAGCTGGGCCAGCAGGTCTGGACCGGCGAGGCAGACGTCGCCCCGGGCGAGGGCGGCGGGCCGGCCGTCGTGAATACCGAGGTTGCAACCCGCCTCGACATCGCCCGTGCCGCCGGGCCACTGGCGCCCGGGGTCTATGCCCTGACCGCCGCGGTCCCCGGCCAGGACGCCGACCGCAGCCCACCGGCGACGCAATGGTTCATGATCTCGAACCTCGGGCTTGCCAGCTATGGCGGCACCGACGGGCTGACGGTCGCGGTCCGCGGCCTCGATGATGCCGCCGCGCGCGAGGGCGTGACAGTGCAACTGGTCTCGCGTGCCAACGCCGTCCTGGGCAGCGCCCAGACGGATGCGGACGGCATCGCCCGTTTCGCGGCAGGCCTGTCGCGCGGCCGCGACAGCGCCGCCCCGGCAATGGTGACCGCCAGTATCGGGACTGACGGGGCGATCACCGACATGGCCTTCCTGTCCCTGACAGAGCCCGAGTTCGACCTGTCCGACCGCGGCGTCGAGGGCGCCCCGCCTGCACCGCCGATCGACGTCTTTGCGACCACCGACCGCGGCGCCTATCGCGCCGGCGAGACGGTGCACGCCACGATCCTCGCACGCGATAGCTCGGTCGCGGCGCTGTCGGATCTGCCGATGACCGCCATCCTGACCCGGCCCGACGGCGTCGAGGCGCAGCGTCAGCTGGTGCCGTTTGCTGGCGACGGCGGCTATGTCTTTGACTGGCCGATCCCGGCCAGCGCCCCGCGCGGCAGTTGGCGGATCGATCTGAAGGTCGACACCCAGTCCGACGCTCCGCCGCTCGCTACCCTGCGCGTGCTGGTCGAGGATTTCCGCCCCGAGCGGATCGACCTTACACCGGTCCTGACGGCGGCCCCGCTGCCCACCGACCGCCCGCTGGACGTCGCGCTGACCGCGCGCTGGCTTTATGGTGCGCCGGGTGCCGAACTGCCCGTCGAGGGCGAATTGCGACTTGCCCCCGCGACCGAGGTGACCGGCTGGGCCGGTTACGCCTTTGGCCGCTACGACGCGCCGGACGACAGCACGACAGTCCAGATCGACCCCGGCATGACCGATGCCGAGGGGCACTGGCAGTCCGAATTGCCGGTCCCGCCCGCACTGGCCGAGGCCCGGCGCCCGATGGAGGCGACCTTCGCGCTGTCCGTCCGCGAGGGCGCAGGCCGCCCGGTCGAGCGGCGCGAGACGCGGCTGGTCATGCCGCAGACGCCCGTCCTGGGGATCAAGCCGGGCTTCGACGGCAGCGTTCCCGAGGGCAGCGAGGCGGCATTCCAATTGGTCTCGCTCGGCCCCGAACTGACCCCGCTGGCCGGCACCGTCGGCTGGGTGCTGAACCGCGTGGACACCGAATACCAATGGTATGCCCTAGAAGGCGACTGGCAGTGGGAGCCTGTGACCACCCGCAGCCGCGCGGCTTCCGGTCAGGTTCAACTGGCCGCCGGCGCGCCGACCCAGCTCGCGATGCCGGTCCAGTGGGGCGAGTATGAGCTGGTCGTGACCGCCGCAGACGGCGCACAGACCGCGGTCCGGTTCTGGGCCGGTTGGGGTGCGGCCGATACCGGCACCGACACGCCGGACCGCATGACCGTGACGCTGGACAAGCCCGCCTATCGCGCGGGCGACACCGCGCGCCTGACGATGGACGCGGCGGCTGATGGCGTGGCCGTGGTCTCGGTCCTGTCGAACCGGGTCGTGGCGATGCAGACAGTGCCGGTCAAGGCGGGCCCAAACAACCTCGACCTGCCTGTAACGGATGACTGGGGCGCGGGCGTCTATGTCGCGGTCAGCGCCATCCGGCCGCTGGACGCCACTGCTGCCACCAGCCACGCACCGGTGCGCACACTGGGTCTTGCCCATGCCGCCGTCGATCCCGGCGCGCGTCGCCTGCAAGCCGAACTGACCGCCCCGCCCGAGGTTCGCCCGCGCGGCGAGACGCGCCTGCGCCTCGCCGTCCGCGGCGCCGCGCCGGGCGAAACGGTCCATGCCACGGTCGCCGCGGTTGACGAAGGCATCCTGAACCTGACCGGCTTCAAGGCCCCGGACCCGCTCGATCACTATTTCGGCCAGCGCCGGCTGGGTGTTGCGCTGCGCGATCTCTACGGCCGGCTGCTGCTGGCCTCGGGCGTCGCGGATGGTGCGATCCGCAGCGGCGGCGACGCGGCCTCGGGGCGGCTCGATGCCCCGCCGCCGACGGAAAAGCTGATGGCCTGGTTCTCGGGTCCCGTCACCCTCGGGCCCGATGGCACGGCCGAGGTTGCGGTGCCGCTGCCCGACTTCAACGGCTCGGTCAAGGCGATGGCGGTGGTCTGGACGCGCAGCGCGGTCGGACAGGCGGACACCACGCTGCTGGTCCGCGACCCGGTCGTCATGACCGTGACTGCGCCCGCTTTCCTCGCCCCCGGCGACACCGCCGAGGTGCAACTGGCCCTCGCCCATGTCTCCGGCCCGGCCGGGGCGGTGGGCCTGACGGCCGAGGTCGCGGGCGGCCCAGCCCTCGGCCTCGCCAACCTTGCGCCGGAAGTGCCGCTGGCCGACAAGGGCCGCGGCGAGGCAGGACTGACCCTCACCGCGCCGCAGGACGAGGGCGTGGCCCAGTTGCGCCTGTCCGCCCGGCTGCCGAATGGCGAGGTGCTGACCAAGGACCTCAGCATTCCGGTCGAAAGCCAAGAGGCCGCGATCACCCGCAGCGCCCGCATCACGCTGGCGCCGGGCGAGACGGCCATGCTGGATCCGGCGGCCCTCGGCGCGTTCCGCCCCGGAACCGGCACCGCGACGCTGTCGGCCGGCGCCTGGGCGCAGCTCGACGTCGGTGCCGCCGCCCTGCGCCTCGCGACCTATCCCTATGGCTGCACCGAGCAAATAGCCTCGGCCGCCATGCCGCAGCTGTATATGCAGGGCCTGCTGCCTGGCATCACCCTGCCCGGCAGCAACGAGGCGCCGCGCAATATCGATCAGGCCATTGCGGCGGTGTTGACCCGCCAGACTTCGTCCGGGGCGTTCGGGCTGTGGCAGGCCGAACCCGGCGACGCCTGGTTGGACGCCTATACCACCGACTTCCTGTCGCGTGCCCGTACCACGGGCCATCAGGTCCCGGACGAAGCCTTCCGGCGCGCCCTGGCGAACTTGCAAAACACCCTCAACGCGGCCAGCGAGCCGCAGTATGCCGATCCGTCCGAGAATGCGGCGCTTGCCTATGCCGCCTATGTGCTGGCGCGCGAGCGGGCGGCGGTGGTCAGCGATCTGCGCTATTACGTCGATACTGCAGGTGACAGCTTTGCAACGCCGATGGCGGCCGCCCAGCTTGGCGCCGCCCTCGCGGCCTATGGCGATGTCGGCCGGGCGGATGCGATGTTCCGCCGCGCGCAGGCGATGCTGATGCGCGGTGGCGCCGACAAGGGCGACATGCGCGGCGATTACGGCACCGCGCTGCGCGATGCCGCGGCGGCCCTGACCATGGCGACCGAGGCCGGCAGTGAGGCACTGGACCGCACCGCAACCGCAACCGCCGTCGCCGGGCTGATCGCGGGCCGCCAGGCCGAGGGTGCCGATCTGTCCACGCAGGAGGCGCTGTGGGTGGTCCTGGCCGGGCACGCATTGCAGGCGGCAGGCGCGCCCGGGTTGGCGATCGGCGACAGTCCTGCCGGCGGCGCGCTGACCCCCCTCGGCGACGCCGCGGGCCTTGCGCCGCTGCGCCTGACCAACAGTGGCGCGACCCCGCTGCCGGTGACTCTCAGTGCAACCGCTACGCCGACCGAGCCTCCGGCCGCCGGTGGCACCGCTTGGTCGATCACCCGCAACTACTTCACCCCCGAGGGCGCGCCGGTCGATCCGGCACAGGTGGCGCAAGGCACGCGCCTCGTCGCGGTGCTGACAGTCACGCCCCTCGCCGAAGGTGGCGGCCGGCTGATCATCGCTGACCCCCTCCCCGCAGGGTTCGAGATCGACAACCCGAACCTCATTTCCTCCGGCGAGGGCGGCGGGCTGAGTTGGCTGGACGACCTGACCGAGGCCGAGATGGCCGAGTTCCGCCAGGACCGCTTTGCCGCGGCCGTGAACTGGTCGGACAGCGCGCCCTTTAACCTCGCATATCGGCTGCGCGCGGTCAGTCTTGGCGATTTCCGCCATCCGGCAGCGACGGTCGAGGATATGTATCGCCCGGAACGGCGCGGCTGGACCGACAGTGGCCAGACCCGGATCACCCGCTGA
- a CDS encoding penicillin-binding protein 1C, whose product MARPGSPADDGRLGRRAARGLTALVLALGLGAFAADTARARLDRWIASADLPPLGIITGTEVLARDGSLLRAFQVEDGLWRLAPPAKGIDPRFLPMLLAWEDRRFAQHSGVDPRAIIRAAAQALRHGRVLSGASTLSMQVARLIERGPTGDWRGKIRQARLAMALERRVGKAGIIDLYLRLAPYGGNVEGVRAASLMWFGHEPTRLTPAEIAVLVALPQAPEARRPDRPAGRAALRRARDRVLGQAHAVGLIDAEALADARAAPLPDQRRAFPALAPLLAERLHREMPGAPRIETTIDPDLQRAAETVVARAVRGQTARVSAAAVLADFRTGEILASVGTAEWTGESSAGYVDMTHSLRSPGSTLKPFVYAMAFDDGLIHPETLIEDRPASFGRWQPVNFDRRFRGTVTIRQALTESLNIPVVRVAAALGPARIAGVLNRAGMRLDYAGGVPGLAVVLGGAGVSLQDLAQGYAGLANGGLAVRLHDRPLGQVASADPSGADLPSGPQCGLVTRPSAMPGASAVQSPTAGRHDAAVGCATDAGSLAPKLGMTGQAAANAGAPAARIVGAVAAWYTGAILAQVPPPTGAERGRLAFKTGTSYGHRDALAVGYDGGQVGAVWLGRPDGTPVPGAFGGDLAAPALFDLFDALGSRATPLPPPPPDALTVSNPRLPAPLRRFLAPGEAAPMRPGSSRVGAPEPLAILFPPDGAALEARAGAAITARLRGGAPPYLWLLDGAPVARSDGGETAAIPVSGPGYAALAVIDSTGRSQRVGFSITGGS is encoded by the coding sequence GTGGCCAGACCCGGATCACCCGCTGACGACGGCCGGCTCGGGCGGCGGGCGGCGCGCGGCCTGACCGCGCTCGTTCTGGCGCTGGGGCTTGGCGCCTTCGCCGCTGATACGGCACGGGCGCGGCTCGACCGTTGGATCGCAAGCGCCGATCTACCGCCGCTGGGGATCATCACGGGAACCGAGGTGCTGGCCCGCGATGGCAGCCTGCTGCGCGCCTTTCAGGTCGAGGACGGCCTCTGGCGCCTCGCCCCACCGGCCAAGGGGATCGATCCGCGGTTCCTGCCGATGTTGCTGGCTTGGGAGGACCGGCGGTTCGCGCAGCACTCCGGCGTCGATCCGCGCGCCATCATCCGCGCCGCCGCGCAGGCGCTGCGCCACGGACGCGTGTTGTCCGGCGCCTCGACCCTCTCCATGCAGGTCGCCCGCCTGATCGAGCGTGGGCCGACAGGCGACTGGCGCGGCAAGATCCGTCAGGCCCGCCTCGCCATGGCGTTGGAGCGGCGGGTCGGCAAGGCCGGGATCATCGATCTGTACCTGCGCCTCGCCCCCTATGGCGGCAACGTCGAGGGGGTTCGCGCCGCAAGCCTGATGTGGTTCGGGCACGAGCCGACGCGGCTGACCCCGGCTGAAATCGCGGTCCTCGTCGCCCTGCCCCAGGCCCCCGAGGCGCGGCGCCCCGACCGCCCGGCCGGCCGCGCTGCCCTGCGCCGGGCGCGCGACCGGGTGCTGGGCCAGGCTCATGCGGTCGGCCTGATCGACGCAGAGGCGCTGGCCGACGCCCGCGCCGCGCCGCTGCCCGACCAGCGCCGCGCATTCCCCGCCCTCGCCCCGCTGCTCGCCGAGCGGCTGCATCGCGAGATGCCAGGCGCACCGCGGATCGAGACTACCATCGATCCCGACCTGCAACGCGCTGCCGAAACCGTCGTCGCCCGCGCCGTCCGGGGCCAGACGGCCCGGGTCTCGGCCGCCGCGGTGCTGGCCGATTTTCGCACCGGCGAGATTCTGGCCAGCGTCGGCACCGCAGAATGGACGGGAGAATCCTCCGCCGGTTATGTGGACATGACGCACAGCCTGCGCTCGCCCGGCTCGACCCTGAAGCCATTCGTCTACGCGATGGCCTTTGACGACGGGCTAATCCATCCGGAAACGCTGATCGAGGACCGGCCCGCCAGCTTTGGCCGCTGGCAACCGGTCAATTTCGACCGCCGATTTCGCGGCACCGTGACCATCCGCCAGGCGCTCACCGAATCGCTGAACATTCCGGTCGTGCGCGTTGCTGCGGCGCTCGGCCCGGCGCGGATCGCCGGCGTTCTGAACCGCGCCGGCATGCGCCTCGATTACGCAGGCGGCGTGCCGGGTCTCGCTGTGGTCCTCGGCGGCGCCGGGGTCAGCCTGCAGGATCTGGCGCAGGGCTATGCCGGGCTCGCGAATGGCGGGCTGGCGGTACGGCTGCATGATCGGCCGTTGGGGCAAGTGGCCTCGGCCGACCCATCCGGGGCTGACCTTCCTTCGGGCCCTCAGTGCGGGCTGGTCACCAGGCCATCCGCAATGCCCGGGGCGAGCGCTGTGCAATCCCCGACGGCCGGGCGTCATGATGCAGCAGTTGGCTGCGCCACCGACGCCGGTTCCCTCGCGCCAAAGCTCGGGATGACAGGCCAAGCGGCGGCGAACGCGGGCGCACCTGCCGCACGGATCGTGGGGGCGGTCGCTGCCTGGTACACGGGCGCGATCCTCGCGCAGGTGCCCCCGCCGACTGGGGCCGAGCGTGGCCGGCTCGCCTTCAAGACCGGCACCAGCTACGGCCACCGCGATGCCCTCGCCGTGGGCTATGACGGCGGCCAGGTCGGGGCGGTCTGGCTGGGACGGCCGGACGGTACGCCGGTGCCAGGGGCGTTCGGCGGCGATCTGGCGGCGCCGGCACTGTTCGATCTTTTCGACGCGCTGGGCTCCCGCGCCACGCCCCTGCCGCCGCCGCCGCCCGATGCCTTGACGGTCAGCAATCCCCGCCTGCCGGCGCCCCTGCGACGTTTCCTGGCGCCTGGCGAGGCTGCCCCCATGCGCCCCGGCTCCTCCCGCGTCGGTGCGCCCGAGCCTCTTGCCATCCTCTTTCCCCCTGATGGCGCCGCGCTGGAGGCGCGCGCAGGTGCGGCCATCACCGCCCGTCTGCGCGGCGGCGCGCCGCCCTACCTGTGGCTTCTGGACGGCGCCCCCGTCGCCCGCAGCGATGGTGGTGAGACCGCCGCCATTCCCGTTTCTGGGCCGGGCTATGCCGCATTGGCCGTGATCGATTCGACCGGCCGCTCGCAGCGTGTCGGGTTCAGCATTACCGGCGGCAGTTGA
- a CDS encoding M10 family metallopeptidase, translating into METYSIDRFARALVTGDGPSGSIRPGADGAISYNISALTGQEQAMARAALKEWAAIANLRFAETAGSAQITYTHAGTGAHTVTTYRGSQITRALIEIDDARVRPGDGIGSYAFRTYMHETGHALGLKHPQDYGTVKSFAQSAVANDSWQMSLMSYFDQIENTAVHASKAYNLTPMAADYTAIRALCGTSAVRAGDTVYGVASTAGGTLDRAAAIGARAAFLIADSAGNDSLNFSGFTEAQRIDLRPGAISNVMGGIGNMQIMPGSIIENATGGRGADLLIGNPAANRLNGGGGHDRLEGGAGNDTYIIDGDDTVVETATGGVDTVISSASYVMAPWTENLVLTGRATHGTGNALANTITGTAGANVLDGREGADRLIGGLGNDTYILGTGDVMIEAAGGGIDTVRSAADHRLGAAFENLVLTGSARVGIGSAAANQLTGTAGADTLDGQGGADTLVGGAGNDLYIADASDRIIEVAGGGIDTVRTAAAFHQLGAQVENLVFNGGPGACGIGNDLANCMWGTAGADRLDGRGGNDMMAGGAGNDIYFAQLGDRVIEVAGGGIDTVYSATSFVLPAQVELLVLTGTDKSVGYGNAEANLLQGSAGINTLDGKGGNDILTGGGGADIFVFGDGRDRIADFADNVDVIALRSAELGGLTIDQVWSHARDSSIGAMFTFGEDVLVVSGATVASLRDDLVLI; encoded by the coding sequence ATGGAAACCTACAGCATCGACCGCTTCGCCAGGGCGCTTGTGACCGGCGATGGTCCCAGCGGGTCGATCCGGCCGGGCGCGGACGGCGCGATTTCCTACAATATCTCGGCGCTCACCGGGCAGGAGCAGGCCATGGCCCGCGCCGCGCTGAAGGAATGGGCGGCCATCGCCAACCTGCGCTTTGCGGAAACTGCTGGCAGCGCGCAGATCACCTACACTCACGCTGGCACCGGTGCGCATACCGTGACCACTTACCGGGGGAGTCAGATCACCCGCGCCCTGATCGAGATTGACGACGCTCGCGTGCGGCCCGGCGATGGCATCGGCAGCTACGCCTTTCGCACCTACATGCACGAAACAGGGCACGCGCTGGGCCTGAAGCATCCGCAGGACTACGGCACGGTCAAGAGCTTCGCCCAGTCCGCCGTGGCCAACGACAGCTGGCAGATGAGCCTGATGAGCTATTTTGACCAAATCGAGAATACCGCGGTCCATGCGAGCAAAGCCTACAACCTGACTCCGATGGCCGCCGATTACACGGCGATCCGGGCGCTTTGCGGCACGTCGGCCGTGCGTGCGGGCGACACCGTCTATGGTGTCGCCTCGACCGCAGGCGGCACGCTCGACAGGGCGGCTGCCATCGGCGCGCGAGCCGCCTTTCTGATCGCCGACAGCGCCGGAAACGACAGCCTGAACTTCTCCGGTTTTACCGAGGCGCAGCGGATCGACCTGCGCCCTGGTGCGATTTCCAACGTGATGGGCGGCATCGGCAACATGCAGATCATGCCGGGCAGCATCATCGAAAACGCGACCGGGGGCCGAGGCGCCGATCTGCTGATCGGAAACCCGGCTGCCAACCGGCTGAACGGTGGCGGCGGCCATGACCGGTTAGAGGGCGGCGCGGGCAACGATACCTATATCATCGACGGCGACGACACGGTGGTCGAGACCGCGACCGGCGGCGTCGATACCGTAATTTCGTCGGCCAGCTACGTGATGGCGCCCTGGACCGAGAATCTGGTCCTGACCGGCCGCGCCACCCATGGCACCGGGAACGCGCTGGCCAACACGATCACCGGCACCGCGGGGGCGAACGTGCTTGATGGGCGCGAAGGTGCGGACCGGCTGATCGGCGGCCTCGGCAACGACACCTACATTCTCGGCACTGGCGACGTGATGATCGAGGCTGCGGGCGGGGGCATCGACACGGTCCGGTCCGCCGCCGACCACCGCCTTGGCGCGGCCTTCGAGAATCTGGTGCTGACCGGGTCCGCCCGCGTGGGGATCGGCAGTGCAGCGGCCAACCAACTGACGGGGACGGCCGGGGCAGATACCCTGGATGGCCAGGGCGGGGCGGACACGCTCGTCGGGGGTGCCGGCAACGACCTGTATATTGCCGACGCCAGCGACCGAATCATCGAGGTTGCCGGTGGCGGCATCGATACAGTCCGGACGGCCGCCGCCTTCCATCAACTCGGCGCGCAGGTGGAGAATCTTGTCTTCAACGGCGGGCCGGGGGCCTGCGGGATTGGCAATGATCTGGCCAACTGCATGTGGGGAACCGCGGGCGCCGACCGTTTGGACGGTCGAGGTGGCAATGACATGATGGCCGGCGGTGCTGGGAACGACATCTATTTCGCTCAATTGGGCGACCGAGTGATCGAGGTCGCAGGCGGCGGTATCGACACGGTCTACAGCGCCACAAGTTTCGTGTTGCCGGCGCAGGTCGAGCTGCTCGTCCTCACCGGTACCGACAAGAGCGTTGGCTATGGCAACGCAGAGGCGAACCTCTTGCAGGGCAGCGCGGGGATCAACACGCTGGACGGCAAGGGTGGCAACGACATCCTCACCGGCGGCGGCGGTGCAGACATCTTCGTCTTTGGCGACGGCCGTGACCGGATCGCCGACTTTGCCGACAACGTCGATGTCATCGCGCTGCGCTCGGCTGAGCTTGGCGGCCTGACCATTGATCAGGTCTGGTCTCATGCACGCGACAGCAGCATTGGGGCGATGTTTACATTTGGCGAGGACGTGCTGGTGGTTTCCGGGGCAACGGTCGCCAGCTTGCGGGATGATCTGGTGCTGATCTGA
- a CDS encoding cell wall hydrolase, with product MYSLLARVARATLAATVFAATFTVSLALPDPASASPTNSSPAELKCLAEALYFEARGEPLAGQKAVAEVILNRRDSGRFPTSICGVVKQGGKGGCQFSYHCGGANRAIREKSAYMRVKRVAEAALAGSPRNLTGGATYFHTPAVRPSWSKRFTRTARIGRHIFYRPGKSQRVASN from the coding sequence TCTTGCCGCCACCGTCTTTGCCGCCACCTTCACCGTCAGTCTCGCCCTGCCCGACCCGGCCAGCGCCAGCCCGACGAACTCCTCGCCCGCCGAACTGAAATGCCTCGCCGAGGCCCTGTATTTCGAGGCCCGCGGGGAACCGCTGGCCGGCCAGAAAGCAGTCGCCGAGGTGATCCTGAACCGGCGCGACAGCGGCCGCTTTCCCACCTCTATCTGCGGCGTCGTCAAGCAGGGCGGCAAGGGCGGCTGCCAGTTCAGCTACCACTGCGGCGGCGCCAACCGCGCGATCCGCGAAAAGAGCGCTTATATGCGCGTCAAGCGCGTGGCCGAGGCAGCATTGGCGGGCTCGCCCCGGAACCTGACGGGCGGCGCCACCTATTTCCATACCCCCGCCGTACGCCCGTCTTGGTCCAAGCGGTTCACCCGCACCGCCCGGATCGGCCGCCACATCTTTTACCGCCCCGGCAAATCCCAGCGCGTGGCCTCGAACTGA